The following proteins are co-located in the Manihot esculenta cultivar AM560-2 chromosome 9, M.esculenta_v8, whole genome shotgun sequence genome:
- the LOC110612605 gene encoding uncharacterized protein LOC110612605 gives MDASSAEIPFNAIALPVFNGKNYQVWAIRMEVYLDANDLWEAVEEDYQVLPLSENPIIAQMKSFKERKARKSKAKNCLFAAVSSSIFTKIMSLETAFDIWNYLKKEYEGNQKIKGMQVLNLVREFEMQRMKESETVKEYSDRLLSIVNKVRLFGSDFDDTRIVQKILVTVPERFEATITSLENTKDLSKIGLAELIHALQAQEQRRLL, from the coding sequence ATGGATGCTTCAAGTGCTGAAATTCCTTTCAATGCCATTGCACTTCCTGTGTTCAATGGGAAAAACTATCAAGTTTGGGCAATCAGAATGGAGGTTTACCTGGATGCAAATGATCTCTGGGAAGCTGTTGAGGAAGACTACCAAGTGCTTCCATTATCTGAAAATCCTATAATAGCTCAAATGAAGAGTTTCAAAGAAAGGAAAGCAAGAAAGTCCAAAGCCAAAAACTGCTTGTTTGCTGCAGTTTCATCCTCAATTTTCACCAAAATCATGTCCTTGGAAACAGCCTTTGATATATGGAATTATCTCAAGAAGGAGTACGAAGGAAATCAGAAGATCAAAGGAATGCAAGTGCTGAACCTGGTTAGAGAATTTGAGATGCAAAGAATGAAGGAATCTGAAACTGTCAAAGAGTATTCAGATAGACTTCTCAGTATTGTAAACAAGGTACGGTTATTTGGTTCTGACTTTGATGATACAAGAATAGTTCAAAAAATTCTTGTTACCGTCCCTGAAAGATTTGAAGCTACCATCACTTCTTTGGAAAATACCAAGGATCTGTCAAAGAttggcttggcagaattgaTACATGCATTGCAGGCTCAAGAACAGAGAAGGCTTCTGTGA